The sequence below is a genomic window from Candidatus Sungiibacteriota bacterium.
GCCTGTGGTATCCACGGTTTCATGGTTAAGCCTGTGGTCTTCTGGTGCGTGGATAAAAGTCTAGGGGGGTCACAGAGGGTTTAACTCCAATACACTTGTCCTTCGTCCCCCACCCAACTTTGACCGGAGATTTACTTACAAGGCGCCAGAAGGGTTTAACTCCAAAACTTTGTCCTTATGTGAGTGCCGGCTTCTGACGCCGTGAAAATAAAATGTCAAAGTTGGGTGGGGAATAAATGAGTGCCTGCTCCATAGCCCATCAAGAAAAAGGTGGGAGGATGAATGAGTGTCTCTAGTAAACCTTCTTGCTTAAACCCCTCATTATTATATAACATAGATCTGTAGCATGCCAGTAACTATAAAAGAAAATATCTCCCTCGCGCCCCACACTATATATAAAATAGGGGGGCCTGCGCGATATTTTGTGGAGACGAAAAATTCAGATGAGCTTAAACAGGCGCTTGATTTTGTAGCAACAAAAAAAGTTCCTATTTTTGTTTTGGGAGCAGGCTCAAATATATTAGTGAGCGATAAGGGGTTTGATGGTTTGGTAATTCGTATGGCCGGCGGGGAAGTTAAGGTTGAGGGCGAGAGATTGACTGCGGATGCCGGAGTTATGATGGCGCAAGCGGTATTGAAATCAGCGCAGGCTGCTTTAAGCGGTTTTGAATGGGCCATCGGAGTTCCCGGAACTATTGGCGGATCGGTGCGGGGCAATGCCGGGTGTTTCGGCGCAGAGATGAAAGATGTCGTTGAATCGGTGAAAATTCTTGACTTGGGGAAGTCGGACTTCCCAAGGAAGTCCGACTTCCTGATATTGAAAAATACACAGTGTGAGTTCTCGTATCGCGATTCAATTTTCAAAAAACATCCGGAGTGGATTATTCTTTCCGCGACCCTAAAACTTCAAAAAGGAGATCCTGCTAAAATTCAGGAGAAAATAAAACGCATTACTGCCGAGCGCGCACAAAAACAGGACATTGGCACCAAATCCTGCGGGTGTATTTTTAAAAATATTTCTTGGGCCCCGTTAGAGGTAAGCCGCCCCTTGGCGGCTGCCGCCGTGCCGTCCGGGCAGGGCGGACCTCTAACGGGGTGGGCAAGAAAAGATATAAATAAGGAAAAGATTCTTTCACAATTTCCCGAGCTTGAACAATTTAAGGATCAACCCAATGTCCCGGCCTCGTTTCTTATTGATAGGGCAGGACTTAAAGGAAAAAGTGTTGGACATGTTTTTATCTCCCCAAAACACGCCAATTATTTTGTAAATGAGGGCGGTGCAACGGCTGAAGGGGTTGTCACGCTTATTGGGATTGCCAAAGACACCGTGCGACATAAGTATGAATTGTCGCTTGAGGAAGAAATACAGTATGTGGGATTTTAAGGGCTTGGCCTAAATTTTCAATCCCGACTGGTCGGGAGAAGAAAATTTAGCTGCCAAACCTTAACCCCGCACTAATTTTGCCGCGTAAATCTGGGCAGTGCACCATTGAAACCTGAAATGGAATACATTTGCAGCCCGCGCGTGCCGAATAGGCACACACCGTTATGGGTGAGGCGGGCTGCCCCGTTTCATGTTGCAAAATTAGTGCGGGGTTGATGACTATTGCAAGATTTAAATGGATATGGTATTATGAAATTATAAAAAAGCTAAGCTCTTTTGATTAAGTTTGCGAGTTCGCCATAGCGTTTGGCGTGTTTGGAAAGCACTTCAAACGCTGTGGCGAATGGGAGGGTTAAATCGGTGCTCGCATGGTGCGACTGCCGACAAAACCGCGCTACGGCTCGTGCAAGGAGGCCCATCATGGGCGACCATACCAATCTCATCATTACTGCAGTGAACACGCTGACTGCGAACGCGGACCTGGGGTCATTAGATCCCGAACGGTTCCAGGTCCAGGACCGGATCATTCGCGATGGGCAGCGCGCCGGTCGCGAGTTCCGGAAGTTTCTCGAGCTCGGCGCCGAAATCCAAATTGTGGTGCCTGAGCTCCATGTCATCGACTGTCGTATCGCCTCGATGCCACGAGAGTGGCGAGAGACTGGGTGGAAAGTCGAGTGGCACCGCAACCTCGGGCATCAGGTCTTCACGCCTGATGCCATCCGTCTGCACCTCGCCGAGGAGCAGAAGGATGGCAGGATCGTGCGCGGCGACAAGCTGCGCAAGATCATCGAGACCGAGCCGGTCCTCACGGACAACTGGCTTGACTTTCTCCTCGAGCATCCGGAGTTCATACCGGAGTCGTGGAAGGGGAAGGCCATCTTCTTCTGGGGGACTGGCTACCGCCACCCCGACGGCGGCCTCTACGTCCGTTTCCTCTCTTTTAGTGTTGGGCTGTGGTACTGGCGCTGCTACTGGCTCGGCATCGACTGGTCTCAGTCGTACCCGGCTGCGGTGCTCGCAAGCTCCTGATCGCTTGGTCGCTGGGTCACTTGTGCGCAAGGCACTTTGACCCTCTGACCCTTACCTGCCATCAGGCAGGCAAAGAGTCGGTTCACCCCTGGTGGACCGACTCTTAAATTAACTATGATTGAAGTCGAACTTCAATCATTAAAACTTCAATCATTAACTGCCACGGCGGAGGAAGTGGCGACTCTTGTTGAAACTGCAAAAGATACTGTGCGGAGAAAGTACGGCTTGCTACTTGAGGAGGAGATACAGTATGTTGGGTTCGTTTGATACCCCTAAAAAGCTATGCTAAACTGTTTTTGTGGTTCTTTTTGGGGGCGTAAATAATGCGGAAACTAGGCAAGTTCTTTCGTGCTGGTATTATTTTAGTGGCTATTTGGGTTTTTGGATTCTATGCGGGGTATCAGTACAGCTGGCGAGAGAGTGCTTGGCTCAAGGCAGGAGATTTTTATATGGCAGATTTTGATTTACACGGTTGGACAATAGCCGAGGTTAATACCGCAGGACGTCTGAGAGCTATCTTATGGGAAGAGATGCGGAAATTGGAAGAGGGCAAAAAACTGCCATATGCGAAGTGGGAAGTCAAACTCGGAACTCACAAGAAGACAAAGAGGCCGGCACTTCTTGTTATTAAACATCGTACTCTTTATTGGTCACCTGTCGTTATATATTCAGTAAATATGAAAGATATGGATTTGGTGAATGGCCCGAGGTTGCGTCCCATAATGGAGTCTGTGAAGAGTAGTAACCCAGAAGTTGTATACAAAGAATTTATAAGATCGGATGTCGTACCGGTAGTTTATCGACGACTTTATCAAGATTGAGACAGTGGTGCACCGCACCACTTTTATTTATAAAAGAAAGTTATCCACACTTGATTATAAATAAATTTTTGTTGATTATTAAACTATAATGACTAACGGAAACGGAGCATCAAGCGAAATAAAAACTCCATTAAAATTTTTATTTGTGTCGCTGGAAAGTCTAAGCGGTGATTTGGCTTGGACCCTGAAAAAAGAAGGACATGAAGTTAAAGCATACATCAAAGCTAAAGGCGACCAAGATGTCTACAACGGATTTATTGATAAAATAGATAGATGGGAAGACCATACGGATTGGGCAGACATTATTTTATTTGATGACGTATCGTTTGGTGAGACCGCGGAAAAACTGCGTAAAAAGGGTAAGCTGGTGATTGGAGGGTCGGTGTACACCGACCGGCTTGAGATTGACCGCGAATTTGGCCAGCAGGAGCTGAAAAAGCACGGCATCAGTATTCTTCATAGCTGGAACTTCAATGGTTACGATGATGCGATTGCTTTTCTAAAGGCCAACCCGGACCGCTATGTATTTAAACCGAGCGGCAATACACCTTCGGTCGGCAAAGGGCTTTTATTTATTGCTCAAGAAGAAGACGGAAAAGATCTTCTGGAGCTTCTGGAGAGGAACAAAAATGTGTGGCAGAAAAAAGCGCCGTGGTTTCAGCTGCAGAAGTATGTTTCGGGTGTGGAGATTGCAGTGGGCGCCTTTTTCAATGGCCACGAATTTATTTATCCGATTAATGTAAATTTTGAACACAAGCGTGTATTCCCGGGAGACATCGGTCCCTTCACCGGTGACATGGGTGCATTGATGTTTTGGGATACGCCCAATGTTCTTTTTAACGCTACACTGGGTAAAATGCTGCCCGCCCTGCAGACTTCGGGCTACATTGGGTATATTGACATTAATTGTATTGTTAACGGACGCGGTATTTATCCTTTGGAGTGGACTTGTAGATTCGGGTTTCCCACGATTTACGTACAACTTGAAGGGATTTTAACACCGACGGCGGAGTGGATTTACAAATTGGCAAAGGGCGAGAACTTTGAGTTGAAGACAAAAAAAGGATTTCAAATAGGGATTCGGATTAATGCGCCTACCCTTTTTGCTAAGGATAAAGATCATGAGACGGTTGAGATGTATAGAGACTTGCCAGTTCTTTTTAAAAAACCGGAGAATCTTGAGGGAATTCATGCCGAAGACGTAAAAATTGAAGAGGGCACCTGGAGGATTGCAGGAGAATCCGGAGTGTTAATGACCGTGACCGGCTCGGGAACGACCGTGGTTGAAGCTCAAAGACAGGCCTATTTGCGAATCCAAAATGTTATGGTGCAGACCATGTTTTATCGCACCGATATTGGAGCACGGTGGGTTGAGGACAGCGATAAACTTCATACTTGGGGATACCTGGATTAATGACAAATTATAAATGATGAGTGACAAATAGTTTAGTATGAGGGTGGCGGTTCGACAAAAAAACCTAACGATTACGCCGGCCTTGCGGGTTTATATTGAAACCAAGATACTCAAGCCACTAGGAAGACTTTTGCAAAAAGTTGCGCCCACCGAGTTGCCGATTTTAGATTTGGAATTTGGGCGCAGGAGTCGTCATCACCGAAAAGGTGCGGTGTACCACGCAGAAGCAAATTTATCGTTGGGAAGTAGGATGATTCGGGCCGTGGTGGATGACGAGGATATAAGGGTTGCAGTGGATTTATTGGAAGAAGAATTGGAGCGGGGGATACTTGGATGGAAAGGCAAGGCCCGGGCCAAATATCTTCGTGGCGCTCGGCGCGCTAAAAAAGATTTAAGTTTAGATCAGGCAGCACGACTTTATCGTAAGGGCCGCATTCGTAACGAGGGTAATTAATTTGTACACTTAAAACCGATCGATTTTAAGTGTACAAAACGGGCAGAGAGGAGGGGTTGCAGAGAACTAGCCCTTATGCTAGGTTTTTTTTAGTTATTTTGAAAGGGATAAAAATGCCACTAGTAAAACAGCACGGAAGAACCTGGTTCCGAGAGACGCTTTTTCCGGACATAGCCCAATCATTCGCAGTAAATCGTGTACTTCATGAAGAGATCACCACAGATGCTAATGGTTGTACAATCCACGTGCTTCTGGTGTTGGAGACGCCGCGTCTGGGCCGCGTCTTAATATTGGATGGAGTGGTGCAAACAACCGAACGTGATGAGTATCTTTATCACGAACCGTTGGTGCACTGCGCCGCTCACTCGCTTCTTAAACCACCCCAAAGAGTACTTCTTATTGGTTGCGACGGCGGTACGCTCCGGGAGGTAGTAAAATATCAATCGGTTGAAAAGATAGAGGTGGTTGATATTGACAAACGAGTAATTGAGCTGACCAAAGAGTATATGCCGTTTCTTGCTCAAGGCGCATTTGATGACCAAAGGGTAGAGCTTACCATTATGGACGGTGCAGAGTTTGTAAAGTCGAAGCGTCAAGAGGCAGTTAAATACGATCTTATTATAGTTGATTCTCCCGACCCCATTGGTCCTGCCCGTTCACTTTTTACCACGCCATTTTATCTTGATGTAGCTTCTATTTTGGCCAACGATGGAATCGTTATCCGTCAAACCGGGGTTACTATGTATCAGCCGGAAGAGATGCTCGCGCATGTGGTGCAGATGCTTGAAGTTTTTCCGGAAGGCGATGTGCAAATCTTCATGACTGCGGTGCCTACTTATATTGGCGGTTATTTTACCTTTGTTGCCGCATCTCCCCGGAAAGGAATTTTTAAAGAAGCCCCGTCTCTGCTGGATGAGCGCTGCGCCATATTTCCGACAGGTACTTTTCGTTGGTTCAGCCCCCAGATGCATCGTGCAGCCATGGCTGTTCCTCCGACAATTCAGCAGGCAGTAGAGCAGAGCGAATACGGTCGGGAGCTCATTTTAAATCTCTACGGATGCGATCATGATGCTCTTACCAATCGCAATAAGTGGAAGGAGTATCTGCACCAACTTTGTTGTGAAATTGAGATGAAGCAATATGGAGCACCGATTATTACTCCAGATTTTGGGCTTGGTAAGTCTCATACGGCCGGGCTCTCAGCGGTTCAATTCATTGAGACGAGTTCCATAACCATGCATGCCTCTCCTCACTGGCGAAGGATGAATATCAACATCTTTACCTGCAGCAGTCTCGATGCTGACCGAGCGGTAAACTTAAGTATGCGTTTCTTTGGGGCCAAGAGTGCTAAGTGGAAAGTAGAAATCCGCTGTGACATGCTCCCGAGATTGGAAGATGAGATTGTGCTCTGTACCACGCAACGTTCGGATGATCACCTTATGACCGAAAAATATCTATACAGACGTCAGCCAGAAAAAATAGACTCCGCCACGGTTTAATAGCCGTGGTTTTATCTCTTGTATAATTTTTCAAACTTTGTATAATTGATAATTAGCACTCTAGTTAGGTATGGGGGGCCCATGGTAAACCTCCACATACGTCTTGACCTGCATAACTGTCGCGCTGATCCAACCTACCTTACTCATGCGGAAATGGAGGTAGTAATTCTGGAATTAGTTCGGGCTGCCGGTCTTACGGTAAGACGATCGCTGTTGGATCAGTTTGGAGGAGATGGGTATAATCATCTTATTTCCATCTCCGAATCGCATGTGGTGATTGATACCTCGCCCGAGGAGCGCTTTGTGTTGATTGACATTGTTACCTGCAATTTTACTCGTGATAACTTTGAGAAAGCGCGCGATCTTGCTAAAAGACTAGTGGCGCTTTTCCGTCCAGACCCGAAAGAGAGTACGGTTGAGGAAAAAATTCGGGGTCTGACCCCAGATAAAACCCCGCCTTGCAGAACAGTATCGCTTGAAAAGTGGCTAGCCGAAAACGCTCCGTCTACTGTTTCTACTTCAATAACTGTCCCCAGTTACGACTGTTACGATTAAATCTTTCCAGTCCTTCGACAAGCTCAGGACTGGATTTTTTATGGGAGCGTGGTAAGCTCGTTAGAGCTTTTTAAGTGTGAGGCCTAACGAAGATGGGTTTTCTATATCGTGAACAAAAGATTGGAAGCACCCAGGTGTATCATGATATGGAGGGAGAAGGCTGGATGTTTAATAAAGTTGAAAGAGTCTGTGGTAAGAGGCAGCGGATTAGAATAGGGAGACATAAGGAGTACGGGACAATGTTAGATATTGATGGTTTGCCACAAATGGTAGAGCGAGATGACCAGTACACGCCGCTTTTTCTTCTGCCCTCGCTTTTTTCACTTTTTTATCCTAAAAGGCCAACGCAGGGGATACGGGTACTACTTTTGGGCAGCGGGGATGGAGCGGCAGCAAGGCTTCTATTAAAGTTTTCAGAAGTAAAAAGTGTGCTCTTGATAGATATATCGCAGACAGTATGCGAAAGTACACAAAAATTTACTCCTTTTTGGGGCGGATGCGAACGGGACCCGCGGCTCACCGTGATTTATGATGACGCATTTCGTTTAGTGCCAAAACTGGGTATGAAATATGATTTTGTAGGCATTGATCTTACTGACCC
It includes:
- a CDS encoding S-adenosylmethionine decarboxylase → MVNLHIRLDLHNCRADPTYLTHAEMEVVILELVRAAGLTVRRSLLDQFGGDGYNHLISISESHVVIDTSPEERFVLIDIVTCNFTRDNFEKARDLAKRLVALFRPDPKESTVEEKIRGLTPDKTPPCRTVSLEKWLAENAPSTVSTSITVPSYDCYD
- the speE gene encoding polyamine aminopropyltransferase, with translation MPLVKQHGRTWFRETLFPDIAQSFAVNRVLHEEITTDANGCTIHVLLVLETPRLGRVLILDGVVQTTERDEYLYHEPLVHCAAHSLLKPPQRVLLIGCDGGTLREVVKYQSVEKIEVVDIDKRVIELTKEYMPFLAQGAFDDQRVELTIMDGAEFVKSKRQEAVKYDLIIVDSPDPIGPARSLFTTPFYLDVASILANDGIVIRQTGVTMYQPEEMLAHVVQMLEVFPEGDVQIFMTAVPTYIGGYFTFVAASPRKGIFKEAPSLLDERCAIFPTGTFRWFSPQMHRAAMAVPPTIQQAVEQSEYGRELILNLYGCDHDALTNRNKWKEYLHQLCCEIEMKQYGAPIITPDFGLGKSHTAGLSAVQFIETSSITMHASPHWRRMNINIFTCSSLDADRAVNLSMRFFGAKSAKWKVEIRCDMLPRLEDEIVLCTTQRSDDHLMTEKYLYRRQPEKIDSATV
- a CDS encoding phosphoribosylamine--glycine ligase encodes the protein MTNGNGASSEIKTPLKFLFVSLESLSGDLAWTLKKEGHEVKAYIKAKGDQDVYNGFIDKIDRWEDHTDWADIILFDDVSFGETAEKLRKKGKLVIGGSVYTDRLEIDREFGQQELKKHGISILHSWNFNGYDDAIAFLKANPDRYVFKPSGNTPSVGKGLLFIAQEEDGKDLLELLERNKNVWQKKAPWFQLQKYVSGVEIAVGAFFNGHEFIYPINVNFEHKRVFPGDIGPFTGDMGALMFWDTPNVLFNATLGKMLPALQTSGYIGYIDINCIVNGRGIYPLEWTCRFGFPTIYVQLEGILTPTAEWIYKLAKGENFELKTKKGFQIGIRINAPTLFAKDKDHETVEMYRDLPVLFKKPENLEGIHAEDVKIEEGTWRIAGESGVLMTVTGSGTTVVEAQRQAYLRIQNVMVQTMFYRTDIGARWVEDSDKLHTWGYLD
- the raiA gene encoding ribosome-associated translation inhibitor RaiA, producing the protein MRVAVRQKNLTITPALRVYIETKILKPLGRLLQKVAPTELPILDLEFGRRSRHHRKGAVYHAEANLSLGSRMIRAVVDDEDIRVAVDLLEEELERGILGWKGKARAKYLRGARRAKKDLSLDQAARLYRKGRIRNEGN
- the murB gene encoding UDP-N-acetylmuramate dehydrogenase → MPVTIKENISLAPHTIYKIGGPARYFVETKNSDELKQALDFVATKKVPIFVLGAGSNILVSDKGFDGLVIRMAGGEVKVEGERLTADAGVMMAQAVLKSAQAALSGFEWAIGVPGTIGGSVRGNAGCFGAEMKDVVESVKILDLGKSDFPRKSDFLILKNTQCEFSYRDSIFKKHPEWIILSATLKLQKGDPAKIQEKIKRITAERAQKQDIGTKSCGCIFKNISWAPLEVSRPLAAAAVPSGQGGPLTGWARKDINKEKILSQFPELEQFKDQPNVPASFLIDRAGLKGKSVGHVFISPKHANYFVNEGGATAEGVVTLIGIAKDTVRHKYELSLEEEIQYVGF